From Neosynechococcus sphagnicola sy1, the proteins below share one genomic window:
- a CDS encoding chlororespiratory reduction protein 7, translated as MSNPHLYDLENFVVLEANQPEQFLTAAELLDKLKVVLSHRQQDLPQDLHRFPTIEAQAQYLLETSCDLEMEPGNFFQWYAVRLQK; from the coding sequence ATGTCCAATCCCCACCTCTACGACCTGGAAAATTTTGTGGTACTGGAAGCGAATCAACCGGAACAATTCCTCACGGCTGCTGAACTGCTGGATAAGCTTAAAGTGGTTCTATCGCATCGGCAGCAAGACTTACCTCAGGATCTGCATCGCTTCCCAACCATCGAAGCACAGGCTCAGTATTTACTGGAAACTTCTTGTGATTTAGAGATGGAACCTGGAAATTTCTTCCAATGGTATGCAGTGCGGTTGCAGAAATAA
- a CDS encoding tRNA dihydrouridine synthase, which yields MSSSLQARLAEPLKIGNVEVKSRVLQSPLSGVTDLVFRRLVRRFAPDSMMYTEMVNATGLHYVHSLPKIMEVDPNERPISIQLFDCRPDFLAEAAQMAVAEGADTVDINMGCPVNKITKNGGGSSLLREPETAEAIVRAVVQAVSVPVTVKTRIGWTDQEINILEFARRMEAAGAQMITVHARTRSQGYNGPAKWEWIGRVKAVLSIPVIANGDSFFCGDRIAMPRTNRSRWGDVLTGNHGLSLFGRRN from the coding sequence TTGTCTTCTAGTCTGCAAGCTCGACTGGCGGAGCCATTGAAAATCGGTAACGTTGAGGTCAAGAGTCGAGTCCTGCAATCCCCCTTGTCAGGGGTGACGGATCTGGTGTTTCGACGCTTGGTGCGGCGGTTTGCACCAGACTCAATGATGTATACCGAAATGGTCAATGCCACGGGATTGCACTACGTTCACTCCTTGCCCAAGATTATGGAGGTAGACCCCAATGAGCGCCCCATTAGTATTCAACTGTTTGACTGCCGCCCTGATTTCCTCGCTGAAGCCGCCCAGATGGCGGTGGCGGAGGGAGCCGATACGGTGGATATCAATATGGGTTGCCCGGTGAATAAAATCACCAAAAATGGGGGCGGCTCGTCCCTCTTGCGAGAGCCAGAGACAGCTGAGGCAATTGTCCGGGCCGTGGTTCAGGCTGTATCAGTGCCCGTAACGGTGAAAACGCGCATCGGCTGGACGGATCAGGAAATTAACATTCTCGAATTTGCGCGCCGCATGGAGGCCGCAGGGGCACAGATGATTACCGTTCATGCCCGTACTCGCTCCCAGGGATATAATGGCCCTGCTAAGTGGGAGTGGATTGGTCGGGTGAAAGCAGTGCTCTCGATCCCAGTGATTGCCAATGGGGACAGTTTTTTCTGCGGAGACCGCATTGCAATGCCTAGAACAAACCGGAGCCGATGGGGTGATGTGCTCACGGGGAACCATGGGCTATCCCTTTTTGGTAGGAGAAATTGA
- a CDS encoding tRNA-dihydrouridine synthase — MGTVFSAETALQCLEQTGADGVMCSRGTMGYPFLVGEIDHFFKTGQHRATPTTQQRLACAREHLYGLWEYKGDRGVRQARKHMTWYAKGFPGAAELRGQLCLIESVQHGLDLIDQAMRSLETLPRVSEVPCF, encoded by the coding sequence ATGGGGACAGTTTTTTCTGCGGAGACCGCATTGCAATGCCTAGAACAAACCGGAGCCGATGGGGTGATGTGCTCACGGGGAACCATGGGCTATCCCTTTTTGGTAGGAGAAATTGACCATTTTTTCAAGACGGGTCAGCATCGAGCAACTCCCACCACACAACAGCGCCTTGCCTGTGCCCGGGAGCATCTCTATGGGTTATGGGAGTATAAGGGCGATCGCGGTGTTCGCCAGGCTCGGAAGCACATGACCTGGTATGCCAAAGGTTTTCCCGGTGCCGCCGAATTGCGGGGACAGTTATGCTTAATTGAATCAGTTCAGCACGGCTTGGACTTAATTGATCAGGCGATGAGGTCCTTGGAAACGCTCCCCAGGGTGAGTGAAGTGCCTTGTTTCTAA
- the rpiA gene encoding ribose-5-phosphate isomerase RpiA, whose translation MTTALDPIQVMKQEVARAAAARVSSGMVVGLGTGSTTAFVIQFLGDRLKSGDLKDIKGVPTSFQASVLAKKYGIPLVTLDEVETIDLAIDGADEVDPQKNLIKGGGAAHTREKIVDALAETFIVVVDSSKLVDRLGSTFPVPIEVLPMAIAPVSRAVVKLGGQPELRMGVRKDGPVITDQGNMVLDVKFSHIDNPAELERTLNNIPGVVENGIFVGVTDWVLIGEIKDGQPIVREM comes from the coding sequence ATGACCACAGCCCTCGATCCCATTCAGGTGATGAAACAGGAAGTTGCCAGAGCGGCAGCCGCCCGCGTCTCGTCGGGAATGGTGGTGGGTTTGGGAACGGGTTCAACGACGGCATTTGTGATTCAATTCCTGGGCGATCGCCTCAAATCCGGAGACTTGAAAGATATCAAAGGGGTGCCGACCTCCTTTCAGGCATCGGTCTTGGCAAAGAAGTATGGCATTCCCCTGGTAACTCTGGATGAGGTTGAAACCATTGATCTGGCAATTGATGGTGCCGATGAAGTCGATCCGCAAAAGAATCTAATTAAGGGCGGCGGTGCAGCTCACACGCGGGAAAAGATTGTTGATGCCCTCGCAGAGACCTTTATTGTGGTGGTCGATAGCTCCAAGTTAGTCGATCGCTTGGGTTCCACCTTCCCCGTCCCCATTGAGGTGCTACCGATGGCGATCGCCCCTGTCAGTCGTGCGGTGGTCAAACTAGGCGGCCAACCAGAACTGCGGATGGGGGTGAGGAAAGATGGGCCGGTGATCACAGATCAGGGCAACATGGTGCTGGATGTCAAATTCAGCCATATTGACAACCCCGCAGAACTCGAGCGTACCCTCAACAACATTCCCGGCGTGGTGGAAAATGGGATTTTTGTCGGTGTCACAGATTGGGTGCTGATTGGTGAAATTAAAGATGGGCAACCGATCGTGCGGGAGATGTAG